GGCCGGGCCAGTTCGGTTTCTTTAGCGTCAAAAAGAAGGGGCTTCGGGAACCGCATCCCTTTACGATCGCGGGATTGGATGATGATGGCGTTGTCCGTTTCGCGATTAAGCCGCTCGGAGATTTTACGCGTGCGCTGAGGGAAGGGCTGACAGTTGGCGACCGGTTGACGCTGGAAGGGGGCTATGGCCGCTTCAATCACCGTCGTGGCGGCAACAAGCAGATCTGGCTTGCGGGCGGCATCGGCGTGACGCCGTTTCTGGCGATGGCAAGCCGGTTGAAGGGCGACGAGGGCCAGGATATCCAGATGGTCTATTGCGTGCGCGACAAAAACGAGGCGATCGGCCTTGAAACCTTCCAGTCACAAGCGGAAAAACTCGCCAATTTCAATTTCCTACTGCATGATTCAAAAACGGACGGACGGTTGGATGCCGAACGTCTTGCGGCGACAAGCGGGATCGATCCGGGTGAGGCGGACCTGTGGTTCTGCGGGCCACCCGCCTTGCGAAAGGCAATCGAAAGCGGTTTGCGGGTAATGGGCAAGAAGCCAAAACGCGTCGAGTTCGAGCGGTTCGAGTTCAGGTGAACGAAGCCATGGGCGGGAGAGAGACGATGGACGACATCGGCCAGAAGGTGAAAGCGGGCGGCAGGAGTGTGCCGATGTCCCAATTTGCCGCCGCCATCGGTTTTGCGCTGGCGCTCGGTATGAGCCTTCTCTGTCCGGTGGAGGCCGTTGCGCGCGATCCTTTCAGCACGAATGCTTATGCCACCTACAAGCCGAGCCTCGACAACGGCAAATACCTCTTCAATGCCGCCGGCTGTGGCGCCTGCCATGGATCAGGTGAAAATACCGAGCTGCTTTCTGGCGGCTTGGAGATGCCGACGGCGATCGGAACTTTTTTTGCGCCCAATATCTCGCCCCATGCCAATGGTATCGGTGGATGGTCGAATGCGAGGTTCCTGAACGCTGTAATGCTCGGCGTGGACGAGGAAGGCAACAATCTCTATCCGGTGATGCCGTATACGTCCTATGGCGGCATGAAGCCCGAGGATGTGCTCGACATCAAAGCCTATATCGACACGTTGGAAGCCTCGGATGCCACTTCCAAAGAGCACGAAATCTCCTTCCCCTTCAGCCGGCAGACGACGATCACTCTGTGGAAGCGCAGCCATTTCAACGTGCCCGAATACCAGTCGCGTGAGGAAACCCAGATGGAGCGTGGGCGCTATCTGGTGGAAAATGTTGGCGGCTGCGGCGATTGCCATACGCCGCGCACGACGACTTATGGACTGGACATGGAGCATGCCTATGAAGGCGAGAAGGGACTGACCGGGGCTGTGGCGCCGGATATCACCAAGGCGCGCATGGGAGGGCTGGCCTCGCCGGAGGTCTTTACTGTCGGCTTTATTGACGAGGGCAAGAAGCTCTCCGGTTCGCCGCTGAGCGACCCCGTCATGCGTCGGCTGGCGCATGGGCTCTCGGTCCTTACGGAAAAGGATCGCACGGCCATCTACGCCTTTCTGGCGGATCGCGAGGTCACCCCCCCGCAGCCGGTGCAGCAATCGGCGACAGCCGTCTGCAAGGAAAGCACGCCGGCAGTGGCTCTGGAGGGGGGCAATGCGGCTCTCGCAACAGCGGCCGATGCCTTCATCGGCAAATACTGCCGCAATTGTCATGGCCCTGGCGAAAGTGCCCAGGGCAGTTATCCGGCTGGCGAGCTGACTTCAATTGCCGCCGACCCCGCTTTCGTGACACCCGGCGATGCTTCCAGGTCGCGTCTCTTTACCTCCGTCACCAGCGGCCGCATGCCGCTCGGTAAACGTCCGACGGCCGAGGAGGTGAAGAGCCTGGAGGACTGGATCAATTCCCTGAACACATCCAACCTGCCGCAAACAGCCGCCGCAAAGCCGGCGCGTACCCGTCCCATGCTTGCCTATGGTGGTTTTATCGAGGCTGCGTTGAAAGATGTCTCCACGGTCAATCCGCTCGATCGCCCGTTCATCCGTTATTTTTCCTATCGCAACCAGTATAACGGCATGATGGGCTGCGAGGAGGAAAAGACCTTCATGAAGCGGATGCCGACGCTCGCCGGCGGCTTCAAGAAACTCCTCAACTCGCTCTCCTACGGGCCTGAGCTGGTGCTGCCGCACGAAGTGGAGGGCACGAACGGCCTGCTGGTGCGGGTCGATCTGCGCGATCTCCGATGGTCGGACGATGATTACAAATTTCTGGTGAAGGAGTATTTTTACGGCGTTGATCCGGCAAGCAATGCCTCGCTTCTGGCGCTTTCCAAGGAAACTGACAGCGTATTGCCGATCATGCGCATCGACTGGTTCATGGCCAATGCAGCAAAGCCCCGGATCTACAACCAGCTGATGAAACTGCCGCCTGATATCCGCGATCTGGAGCAACGCTTCAAGATCGATGTCGATGATAATATCCGGCAGCTGCGTGTGCTGCGCGCGGGTTTTGCCGACGGATCATCCGGTGTTTCCGACCACAACCGTATGCTCGAGCGGCATGAAATGCCCTTTGGCGGTTATTACTGGAAATCCTATGATTTCGGCGGCGATGTCGGTCGTCAGGTTTTGAAACGCTTTCCGCACGGACCGAAGAGGCTGGAGCCGCTGGATACGGGTCTGACCTCCTTCGAGCATGACGGTGGCGAGATGATCTTCTCGCTGCCGAACGGGCTGCAAGGCTATTATCTCTCGACATCAGCCGGAAAGCAGCTCGATGTCGGACCGACGACGATCGTTTCCTTCCGCAAACGGCCGATCGGCAAGGGCGTCGAGATCGTCAATGCACGCTCCTGCTTCGATTGCCATGCCAACGGCATCCTGTCGAAGCGTGACCAACTGCGGGAGCATATCCGGACATCGACCTTGTTCGACCGCGACCAGAAGGACCTTCTGCTGAAGCTTTATGTTTCGCAGGAAGACCTGGATGGGGCTTATAGCAAGGACCGTCAGCGCTTCGTCGATGCGCTGGTAAAACTCGGTGTGACGCAACCGACGCCCGATGGCAGCGCCGAGAGCATGCAGGCGCCGGGCAGTGCCGAACTGGTTACCTACTTTGCCGACAAGTATGAAGACGAACTCGATTTCGAGGCAATGGCCTCCGAATTCGACATGACGCCGGCCGAATTTTCACGCGCTGTTCAGCAGGTGACGGACAACGACACCCTGCGGCTGGCGCTCGACTGGGTGACGACGCTGGAAGCCGGCGGCACGATCCCGCGCGCGGAGCTTGAACAGCAATATGCCAACCTGGTGCATCCGCTCATGCAGCTGAAGCCACTCGATACGGCCACCGTCAATTTGTCGGATGCCTATCTCCTTGCAGCCAATCCAGAGGCAACAACGACACAAGCAATCGTCAAACCGGGGACATTGGTGGCTGCGATACCGGCGTATCGGCAGGAGGAAACGAAGACCGAAGACAAGCTGGAACTTGCATTGCACGTCGCGTCAACGACGGCGAAGGTCGGCGATCAGCTCTCCTTCGAGCTGAGTTCCAACAAGACCTGCGAGCTGCAGGTTCTCTATGTCGAGGAAGCTGGCAATGTCGAGGTGATCCCGGATGCGATGATCGGCAATACCACGCTTGGGGTTGGTGAACGCAAGCTCATACCCCAACCCGGTACCGGCAATCTCACTTTCGACAGTCCAGCGCCGGCCGAAACCATGATCGCCTTCTGCCGCGCTGGTGGCTTGGGAGATCAGAAGCTGACTGCAGAACGGGCGCGCCAGCTGGTCGAACAATCGCATCTGCCGCCCACGCGTGGCCTCGCCATCAATCTTGCGAAGAAGGCAGAGGATGATCATGGCCTAAGCGGGCTGCAGGTCGTCACCTTCGAGATCAGGCCGTAGGGGAAGGGCGCTGGATGAATTTGAAGCTGATGGGATTGGCTTTTCTGTTGGGAATTTCGACGACGGCCGCCCATGCCGCCTGCAATGCCTTGACCGACGTTGCAGGGGCCACGAATTCCGGTGACGAGGCGGTCGCAAAACACCTAGCTGCAGACGGCGATAAGGCTGGCTGCAACAGCGACGATCTTGCGCTGATCGACAGGATCGCTGCGCTTGCCACGTTCAATCGCATTGTGTCTGCCGTCGGTGCCGGGGCAAACCTTGATGGTTTTGAAAGCGAGCTTCAGGGTGTCATCACGGAAACCGCCGCTCCGTGGCAGGTGCTTGATGCGCTTGGCGATATCAACCGCGATCGCAGAAATTACGAGGCGGCGGCGCGCTACTACCAGATGGCGCTGGAAGACAGCGACAACCGACTGGATGGCGCCGGATGCCGACTATATCGCCCGCCTTGATCGCATGGCGACGGAGATGCGGCTTGCCGCGCCAAGGCCGGTGAAGCTCGCCATGCGCGGCGCCTGCAAGGTCAGCTATCGCGGCGTCTCGCTGAAGAAGAAGGCGACGCCGGTGCGCTACGTCTTCGGCACCGCCGAATTTACGCCGGAGGGGATAGAATCGGCGAAAGACCTGTCGCAGTGCCTGAAGTCGGTGAAACCTGCCGCCATCACCCTCATCGGGCACGCCGATCCTATCGGCACGGCCGCCGCGAACCGGACGCTTTCAGTCGCGCGTGCGAAGGCCCTGGCAAATTACCTGGTCGCGGAAGGATACCAAGGCGCATGGCAGGTCGTGGGGAAGGGTGAGGACGATCCCTTCAAGCCGGATGACGCCAGCGCCTATGACGAGGAGACACTGAACCAGTTGAATCGCCGCGTCGAAGTCGATCTGGAGCAATGAAGATGGTGCGCGGTGTTTTGCTCTCGGCCTTGCTGTTGGTCTCCACGTCGCAGATGGCGCTTTCGGCGACCCGCGCTCTTGTCATCGGCATCGATGCCTATCCGCATGAGGTGAGCCTCGAAGGCGCGGTCAAGGATGCGCAGGATGTGGCAGCCGCGTTGCAGGGGGCGGGCGTAACGCAGTTGCTGACCTCCTATGATGCGCAGGCGCGCAAGGATGATATCCGGGCAGCCTGGGTCGATCTCGTGGCAGGCTCGGCCGAAGGCGATACGATTATTCTTACCTATGCCGGGCATGGTTCGCAAATGCCGGAGCTGGTGGCGGGTGACGAAGAGGATGGCCTCGACGAGTTCCTTCAATTGCCGGGTTTCGACAGGGCACGGGCAGAGGAAACCAAGCGCGAGATCATCGTCGACAATGAGCTGAATGCCTGGTTCTCCGAAGCCGAAGCCAAGGGTGTGCGGGTTCTCTTCGTCTCCGACAGCTGCCATTCCGGTGGCATGAGCCGCTCCTTCAGCGGCAAGACGCGGCTGGCCCCCGCGGTCACCGTGAAGCTCTCACCTCCTTCGCAGGAAGCCGAGAGCGGCGCAAAAATTCGCGAGGCCGATTTCCGCGAGGTGACCGTGCTTGCGGCATCGCTCGAAAGTCAGCCATCGCCGGAGGTAATCATCGAAGGCGAGCCGCGCGGTGCGCTCAGCTGGAGCTTTGCGCGCGCGGTCGAAGGTGCTGCCGATCGCGATGGCGATGGCAGGATCTCGCGCATCGAGCTTGAAGACTATGTTTTTGCCAATGTGAAGCATCAGTCAGAGGCGTTGCAAGTTCCCAACTTCACGCCGCAACTGCCGCGCTCAGTCGATGAAGTCATGCTGCCGATCGGCGAAGCCGGTGCCGGAATGGCTTGGGGACAGGCTGGAAAGACGGCGGCGGAACTCGGATGGCAGGACAAACTGGCACTCGATGCGGGCGGTGCCGACCTATCACTTCAGCATGTCGGCGGCGCGGGTGTCCCCTATCGCTGGGATGTTGACAGCGGTGTCTTCTACACGCCCAACGGCGATGTCGCCGGCGAGCATGTCGATGACAAGACCGTCCAGGGCGTGGTCGACAAGTTCGTGCTGCTCGATTTCCTGAAAATTCTCGCCAGCCGCAATCCGGGTTCGGTCTCGCTTTCACCCGTAAAGGACATCTATGCCAAGGGCGACCGCATCGCCTTCGAGGCGCCGGCCAGCCACTATCGCAATATGATCGTCTTCAATCTCGCCAATACGGGCGAGGTGCAGTTGCTTGACGTGCAGCAGGAGGGAACGGAGAGCCATGTGTTCAAGCTCACCGACCTTGAGGTCGTGGAACCCTTTGGCGCCGATCATCTGGTGGTGATTTCTACAAACGAGCCGATCGATGCGATTGCTGCCCTTCTCGCTCGGAAGAATGTGGACGCCGCAAGCCTGTTGCAGCTGCTGCTCTCGCGGCTGGATGGCAAGGAGACGGCCGTCGCGATCCAGCCGCTCTATACCAGGGAAAAGCTGTGATGCGCTTTTGGGTGCCAGTTGCCGCCTTGGTCGTGGCCGTCCTTTGCTCTAGCTCCCCGGCTTTCGCGAAAGATCGTGCATTGGTGATCGGCATCGGCACCTATGAAAACCTCCCTGAGGACATGCTTCTCCATGGGCCGAAGAACGACGTCAAGGCGATTGCGGGCCTGCTGACCAACACACTTGGCTTCAAGCCCGAGTCCATCCGGACTTTGACCGACCAGCAGGCAACAAAGGCGGCGATGCTGTCTTCGATCAAGGAATGGCTGGTCGACGGGACGAAAGCTGGTGATCGCGTCTTCCTTTATTTCTCCGGGCACGGCCTGCAGGTGAAGGACGAGAGCGGCGACGAGGAAGACGGGATGGACGAGGCGATCTCGACCTATGACCTCAAGGCGGGTGACGATGACTGGACCAACGTCATCCTCGACGACGAACTGGAGCCGTTGGTGGCCCGGATGAAGGGCAGGGCGGTGACTGTCGTCATCGACGCCTGCCATTCCGGCACGATTTCCCGGTCTCTCTCGCCGCAGGCTGCGGCTGGTTTGAAGGGTGCGCGGTTCCTTCCACGGCCGTTCGCCACAGCGCGCAAACTCGTCACGCGCGGCCTGCGCATCGATCTTGGCGTGGTGGATAAGCCTGTACCGCTGGTGGAGGCGGGGGTGACGATATGGAGTGCCGCGGCACCCTATCAGGTCGCCTGGGACGACGTGCGGCTGCCGATCGAGGACCGTCATGGAGTCTTCACAGCCGCATTTATCGAGGGATATCAACCGAAGACATCGGATGCCAATGCCAACGGCCTCACCAGCAATGCGGAGTTGCTGGACTATGTGACGAAACAATCCAAGGATTACTGCGCCTCGCAGGAGGCCTGCGACGATATCGATCCGCAGCTTGAAGCGATGCCGGAGGTGTTGGGTGCTGCCGTGGTCAAGCCGGATCTCGTCGTTGAAACGCCTGCCGAAACCACACCGGTAGAAACGCAACCTGTTGAGGTCGAAACGGCTGCATACGAAGAGGTGAAGCCGGAACCAGCGGCTCTCCCGGTCTACATCGCCTCAAACCCGCTTGATGGCGTGGGTGATATTCTTGGCCGCGGCGATACAGGGTAAGCGCGCAGGCGACCCCACGTAGCGGGGGGGCGTAAAATGGCTCATTTTCGGCATGAATCATGCGGAGAATCCTATGAGCGACAGTGTGAATCAGGCTCGTGCCTTTGAGGTTTTGACAGCGACACCGGTACGGTCGAGACGTAAGCCGCGCGATTGGCCGGATGACGAGAAGGCGCGGCTGATTGCCGAGACGTTTCTGCCGGGGGCGAATGTCTCGGCTATCGCACGCGCTGCAGGACTGGATGCTTCGCAGCTTTACGGCTGGCGTCGCAAGGCATTGGCCTCGGGATCGGTGGTGCCCCTTTCGAAAGAGGCTAATGAAAGGGTTAGTTTCGCGCGCGTCGAAGCTGTTGCAAGTTCACCGGTGGAGATCGTCATGGGTGACGTCGTGGTGCGCGTTGCCGGAGATATCGAGCCGGATCATCTTGCCAAGATCCTACGGGCGGTGCGCAGGGCATGATTGCGTCTGGCGTTGTCGTTTACGTCTCCTGCCAACCGGTCGACTTTCGCAAGGGAGCGGCTTCGTTGATGGCTTTGGTCAGGGATGGCGGTCTAGATCCTTTCAATAGCGCCCTTTACGTGTTCCGTTCCAAACGGAAGGACCGTGTCCGGATCGTGTGGTGGGATGGCAGCGGGGTCTGTCTCTATTCGAAAGTTATCGAAGGAAATGGCTTTTGCTGGCCGGCAGCGACGGCGGCGCGCATCCGTCTGGATCATGCCCAGCTCATGGCCCTACTGGCCGGAATGGATTGGAAGAAGATCCGCCCGGCGACAATCAGGAGGCCGCTTTCGACGGGTTGAACCCATCCAAAAAATCTCACGCATGTTACTGTAAACGCTAGGAAAAGATCACTATTTGTGATCTACTTCCTGCTATGATGTTCTCTGCTTCGGACCTTCCTGACGACGTTGATGCACTCAAGGCGATGATCGTCGCCATGAGTGCAGAAGGCGCCGCTGCCCGAGCGGAGATCACCCGGCTTGAGGCATTGAAGAAAGACACTGACGAGCGGATCGCCACCCTCACTGCGATTGTGAAAGTTCTACAGCGTGCTCAGAAAGGCACCCGCTCAGAACGGCTTCGGTTGGGAATCGACGATGATCAGATCGACTTTGCGTTCGAGGAGGTCGAAACCGGCTTAGCGACGATCGACAGCGAGCTCGACCAGTTACGGAAAGACAAGCCGAAGCGGGAGGCTCGCCCGCGCAAAGGCTTTGCCGCTCATCTCGAGCGTATCGAGGAGGTCATTGAACCTGAAATCCCTGAAGAGTGCCAAGGGTTGGAAAAGGTTTTGATCGGCGAAGACCGATCCGAGCGGCTCGATGTCATCCCACCGAAGTTTAGGGTTATTGTCACCCGCAGACCTAAATACGCGTTTAGGGGCCGTGACGGCGTGCTGCAGGCTTTGGCACCTGCCCATATCATCGAAGCTGGCCTGCCGAGCGAACGGCTCCTGGCCTACATCGCCGTATCCAAATACGCCGACGGCCTTCCGCTCTACCGTCAGGAAACAATCTACCTGCGCGACAGCGTGGTACTGAGCCGCTCCTTGATGGCTCAATGGATGGGACATCTC
This genomic stretch from Pararhizobium capsulatum DSM 1112 harbors:
- a CDS encoding c-type cytochrome — encoded protein: MDDIGQKVKAGGRSVPMSQFAAAIGFALALGMSLLCPVEAVARDPFSTNAYATYKPSLDNGKYLFNAAGCGACHGSGENTELLSGGLEMPTAIGTFFAPNISPHANGIGGWSNARFLNAVMLGVDEEGNNLYPVMPYTSYGGMKPEDVLDIKAYIDTLEASDATSKEHEISFPFSRQTTITLWKRSHFNVPEYQSREETQMERGRYLVENVGGCGDCHTPRTTTYGLDMEHAYEGEKGLTGAVAPDITKARMGGLASPEVFTVGFIDEGKKLSGSPLSDPVMRRLAHGLSVLTEKDRTAIYAFLADREVTPPQPVQQSATAVCKESTPAVALEGGNAALATAADAFIGKYCRNCHGPGESAQGSYPAGELTSIAADPAFVTPGDASRSRLFTSVTSGRMPLGKRPTAEEVKSLEDWINSLNTSNLPQTAAAKPARTRPMLAYGGFIEAALKDVSTVNPLDRPFIRYFSYRNQYNGMMGCEEEKTFMKRMPTLAGGFKKLLNSLSYGPELVLPHEVEGTNGLLVRVDLRDLRWSDDDYKFLVKEYFYGVDPASNASLLALSKETDSVLPIMRIDWFMANAAKPRIYNQLMKLPPDIRDLEQRFKIDVDDNIRQLRVLRAGFADGSSGVSDHNRMLERHEMPFGGYYWKSYDFGGDVGRQVLKRFPHGPKRLEPLDTGLTSFEHDGGEMIFSLPNGLQGYYLSTSAGKQLDVGPTTIVSFRKRPIGKGVEIVNARSCFDCHANGILSKRDQLREHIRTSTLFDRDQKDLLLKLYVSQEDLDGAYSKDRQRFVDALVKLGVTQPTPDGSAESMQAPGSAELVTYFADKYEDELDFEAMASEFDMTPAEFSRAVQQVTDNDTLRLALDWVTTLEAGGTIPRAELEQQYANLVHPLMQLKPLDTATVNLSDAYLLAANPEATTTQAIVKPGTLVAAIPAYRQEETKTEDKLELALHVASTTAKVGDQLSFELSSNKTCELQVLYVEEAGNVEVIPDAMIGNTTLGVGERKLIPQPGTGNLTFDSPAPAETMIAFCRAGGLGDQKLTAERARQLVEQSHLPPTRGLAINLAKKAEDDHGLSGLQVVTFEIRP
- a CDS encoding OmpA family protein; protein product: MAPDADYIARLDRMATEMRLAAPRPVKLAMRGACKVSYRGVSLKKKATPVRYVFGTAEFTPEGIESAKDLSQCLKSVKPAAITLIGHADPIGTAAANRTLSVARAKALANYLVAEGYQGAWQVVGKGEDDPFKPDDASAYDEETLNQLNRRVEVDLEQ
- a CDS encoding caspase family protein, encoding MVRGVLLSALLLVSTSQMALSATRALVIGIDAYPHEVSLEGAVKDAQDVAAALQGAGVTQLLTSYDAQARKDDIRAAWVDLVAGSAEGDTIILTYAGHGSQMPELVAGDEEDGLDEFLQLPGFDRARAEETKREIIVDNELNAWFSEAEAKGVRVLFVSDSCHSGGMSRSFSGKTRLAPAVTVKLSPPSQEAESGAKIREADFREVTVLAASLESQPSPEVIIEGEPRGALSWSFARAVEGAADRDGDGRISRIELEDYVFANVKHQSEALQVPNFTPQLPRSVDEVMLPIGEAGAGMAWGQAGKTAAELGWQDKLALDAGGADLSLQHVGGAGVPYRWDVDSGVFYTPNGDVAGEHVDDKTVQGVVDKFVLLDFLKILASRNPGSVSLSPVKDIYAKGDRIAFEAPASHYRNMIVFNLANTGEVQLLDVQQEGTESHVFKLTDLEVVEPFGADHLVVISTNEPIDAIAALLARKNVDAASLLQLLLSRLDGKETAVAIQPLYTREKL
- a CDS encoding caspase family protein, which encodes MRFWVPVAALVVAVLCSSSPAFAKDRALVIGIGTYENLPEDMLLHGPKNDVKAIAGLLTNTLGFKPESIRTLTDQQATKAAMLSSIKEWLVDGTKAGDRVFLYFSGHGLQVKDESGDEEDGMDEAISTYDLKAGDDDWTNVILDDELEPLVARMKGRAVTVVIDACHSGTISRSLSPQAAAGLKGARFLPRPFATARKLVTRGLRIDLGVVDKPVPLVEAGVTIWSAAAPYQVAWDDVRLPIEDRHGVFTAAFIEGYQPKTSDANANGLTSNAELLDYVTKQSKDYCASQEACDDIDPQLEAMPEVLGAAVVKPDLVVETPAETTPVETQPVEVETAAYEEVKPEPAALPVYIASNPLDGVGDILGRGDTG
- a CDS encoding transposase, producing the protein MSDSVNQARAFEVLTATPVRSRRKPRDWPDDEKARLIAETFLPGANVSAIARAAGLDASQLYGWRRKALASGSVVPLSKEANERVSFARVEAVASSPVEIVMGDVVVRVAGDIEPDHLAKILRAVRRA
- the tnpB gene encoding IS66 family insertion sequence element accessory protein TnpB (TnpB, as the term is used for proteins encoded by IS66 family insertion elements, is considered an accessory protein, since TnpC, encoded by a neighboring gene, is a DDE family transposase.); this translates as MIASGVVVYVSCQPVDFRKGAASLMALVRDGGLDPFNSALYVFRSKRKDRVRIVWWDGSGVCLYSKVIEGNGFCWPAATAARIRLDHAQLMALLAGMDWKKIRPATIRRPLSTG